Genomic segment of Pongo pygmaeus isolate AG05252 chromosome 1, NHGRI_mPonPyg2-v2.0_pri, whole genome shotgun sequence:
CTAAGAAGTAAATGTCCTAGCTGCTACTGACCCCAGGAGTAGGGTCTAATGGTTCATCCTTTCGTCCCACCCTCTGAGGAAGGGGTCAACTGTGTAATCTGAAGCCTCCGTTGGTGATAGGCTTAGGTTGAGTGGAGAATGAAagttttcagatttcttttttttttttggagttggagcctcgctttgtcacccaggctggaatgcagtggcaccatctcagctcactcctcctccccagttcaagcgattctcctgcctcagcctcctgagtagctacaggcatgtgccaccatgcctagctaatttttgtatttttagtagagacggggtttcaccgtgttggccaggatggtcttgaactcctgacttcaagtgatccaccctccttggcctcccaaagtgctggaattacaggcatgagccatcacgcctggcccgtTTTCAGATTTCTTAATTCTGTTGGTTGCTAAAGGAGTTGGTCTTCAAATCTCCATCGGTAAGTAGGGATTTAGCTGTGGCCTTCCAGAAGGCTGCTGCTACCCCATCATAATATTCTCCTTTGTGTCTGATTATCTACCTTAACAATTCATTTCTCTGGGTTAAGCACTGAGGTGCAGGGTGGTGGGCGGGTGGCCTAAAATTGCATGTGTCCTCTGGAGGTGACACCTCCCTCATCACCATGCTGTTGAGACTGAGTTCATCTGAACTCTTCTCTGCATATGGAGTGTCTAAGCAGAAATGGGATCATTGGTGCATGGAAGGGGGAACTGCTTGGAGGGAGAAAGGTGCAGAAAAGGGAAGTGGGACACCTTGAAGACCCACTTCAGGCTTTAGATCGGGAATGTCATTTCCCTTCACTGTTGTCAGAAGCACAGACCACATCTGACAGGTCATGGAGTAgctcattcacccattcattcattcattcattcatctactcaGTCTGTCCTTCACCAAACTTGTATTGAGCAAGCCCGTGTGGGGGCTCCATGATGAGTTAGGCTTGCTGCTGTCAGACCTCCAGCTGTCTCACCTTGTTCTATGGCCAGATCCTCCCTCCACCTGGGACCCCTTCTCCATCAGCCCATGTGTCTGAAGCCTGCACTCACCTCTCAGACCACTCTGGACCCTTTCACCATCTAGGGTCACTCCTTCCCCTCCCACATCAGTGCTGACTCTATGCTTCACTAGCAGAGTTCCTTCTCTCCATTGATGTGGCAGCGTTTACTCAACAAATCTTGCCTCTCCTGGAGAGCAGGATCCTGGCATCATCCTTTCATGTTTATGTCCCTCCACAGATGTGTACACAGTGCTTGATtaatgctgaatgaatgaatgaatgaatggtgggtaagttttttttttcaggttaatGTTAAtccatacagtttttttttttttttttttttttttttttgagacggagtttttctctttttgcccaggctggagtgcaatggtgtgatctcggctcactacaacctccacctcccgggttcaggcaattctcctgcctcagcctccggagtagctggaattacaggcatgcaccaccatgcctggctaattttgtatttttagtagagacagggtttctccatgctggtcaagcttgtcttgaactcccgacctcaggtgatctgcccgccttggcctcccaaagtattgggattgcaggtgtgaaccaccacggcTGGCCAACCCCATAGAGTTCTAAGTGTCTTTCGTCAATAGGCTGGAGGCATTTAGAAACTGAGGGTGTTTTCCTGGTAGACTGACATAGGATGTATCtgttctgagtgtgtgtgtgtgtatatgtatgtgagtgtgtgtgagtgtgtgagagtgtgtgtgtgtgtgtgtgggttccCCTTAAATCACAGGGAAAGCTTGTGCTCAGCCATAGTCCATATGTTTCCAGCTTTGTTGGGAGTTAGTGGGGATTCAGGAGGCCCTTTCTCTGGGCACAATCCTGGGATGCTTTAAGGATCATAATCACAAGAGTCTCTTACTTTTATGTGATGTTTACAGTGTACAAAGTTTATTCACAACTGcttctcacaacagccctatCTTGTCTTACAGAATTAGAAATGATTGCTCAGGGAAATTAAGCCACCTACTTGAGGCCACTCAGCTGTTAGGGCAGAGCAGGTCTTCTCCCCTGGGTCCCAgctctcctctctcccccttGGGTTCCGAGGTTCCCCACCCTGACTAACAGAGGGGCCTAGGAAAGATGCACACCTGTCCTGTCTCAGCAGGGCCAGGAGCTATGTCTCTCATCTCACGGCTTCGGTGGAACGAGGCCCCGTCCCGGCTGTCTTCCAGGAGCCCTGCTGAGATGGTGCTGGAGACACTTATGATGGAGCTGACGGGGCAGATGCGAGAGGCTGAGAGGCAGCAGCGGGAGCGCAGCAATGCGGTCAGAAAGGTCTGCACCGGTGTGGACTACAGCTGGCTGGCCAGCACACCCCGGCCCACCTATGACCTTAGCCCCATTGAGCGGCTGCAGCTGGAGGATGTCTGCGTTAAGATCCACCCATCCTATTGTGGGCCTGCTATCCTCAGGTGAGCACTGGGATGGGGACCCTTGATGGGCTGCAAGCTCCAGGAAAGGTGGCTGCAGTGGCAGGGGCCTGAGGCCACCAGGACTAGAGCCAGGGAGCCTGGATGACCTAGTTATCTGTTAGAAGGAGCAAGAGGGGAAAAGGAGTCTGAAAGAGACCATGAAACGCTGGGCTAGGGTTAGGGGTccagcgggaggcaggaggcagCTCCTGGAGGTGTGTGAGTTTTGATTCAAGAGAACACAATACCTTTgagttttctcttcttcctgcccAGATTGTTATTGTCTTGGATTTTAACTTACctggcttcttttcttttgtcagTTTATCTTCAATATTACCTTCTTGGAGAAGTTTTcccagacatttctccaaaatcaGATTCTTAATTATGCTAGCTTATGTTAGCTTTCATGCTAGTCTGCCCAcaggtgagtgagtgtgtgtgtgtgtgtgtgtgtgtgtgtaagaaggGTTCAGACAAAACCCTGGGGCACTGCACATTTAGATCTTGGGTGCAACAATGTTCCTTGAATATAAATGTAACCTTACCGAAGCTGTGACCACATGGTCCTGTCTCAGAAGGATTGGTGCTGATGTCAAAGAAGCATCGAGTAATTTCAAAATAACTCAAGTTATTTGTCTACATTTCTCTttgtaaaagaatataaatccacaataaaacatcttaaaattCCTGTTAGTCTCCCAAAATCTTCCCCCACCCATCCCTTTAACCAACATATGCATTTATTGTACacctttttctttgaaattccCTTTAAAAGCTCCTCTCCTTCAGCCCCATTCACCTTCTTTAGCCCCGTCCACACTCCTTGGTTTTTGTAGAGCTTTTACcacccctcccctttcttcctccAGGCGGAGAACTTTACCCTCCCCCAGCTTTCTGATTCTGGACTGTggaagcctcccaaagtgtatcTATTCCAGGAGCACCTGGGGACAGGGGTGGGTCATGGGGTGGAGCTGCTGAAAAGGGAATCTGGGCTGGCAAATCAAACCTCAAAAGTGAGGGGGAAGGCTGGGTACACACAGGTCATGATAGTCCTATCTCATTTCCGGTCTCATGTCACTGCTGAGAAGTCCTGACTCTCAATCTGGTGGAGGAAACCTGGTATTAAATAGACTTGCTAACATTAACTTGTGAGCTCTAAGCAAAGATAGCCTAGGCAGAGTAACAGTTTGGGAAGACACACAGGGCCTTGGGAGAACCTGGGACATGTGGGGCCACAAGTGATTCTTCCCAGCTGATGTGCAGGGTCTTCTGGGGGAGTATCAGGGGATTCCTGTGCATGGCAAACAGCTCACCTGGAAGGAATATCACAGGGGCAGTGACATAATCAGATATAGGTTTCAGAAAGATCATGCTGGCCAGTGGGTGGAGAAGAGACAGGAGAGGCTTAGCCAGAAGGCCTCCCATCAGTAAGGCTGCCACTGCAAAGGGCTCCCCTTAATGCTCCGTCATCAACAACCCTAGGTAAGCGTCAGGATCTTTACATACCTTAGTTCATTATAGCTCACACAAAGGCAGCTGTCATCTCATATTACAGacgaggaggctgaggccaatgGAGGCCAGAAGTGgcggagctgggatttgaacgcAGGATTGGTTGAAGCAGTAGCAGCGCGGGGTGGTTCCTGATTCGCTTCAGGAGCAGGGTAGAGTGGACTAACTGGCCACGACGATGCACCGGCAGCCCCTCGGGGTTAGATGCCCCGGGGTGCCAGGCCCGCTGTTGTGGGTGAATGGCTCCAAcgccctcccttccctcccaggTTCCGGCAGCTGCTGGCGGAGCAGGAACCCGAGGTGCAGAAGGTGTCCCAGCTCTTCCGCTCGGTGCTGCAGGAGGTCCTGGAGAAGATGAAGCAGGAAGAGGAGGCCCACAAGCTGACGCGCCTGTGGAGCCTGCGGCCCCGCGGCAGCCTGGCCACCTTCAAGACCCGCGCGCGCATCTCTCCCTTCGCCAGCGACATCAGGACCATCTCCGAGGACGTGGAGCGGGACACGCCGCCGCCACTGCGGTCCTGGAGCATGCCCGAATTCCGGGCGCACAAAGCCGACTGACCCCGGCCGCTTCACTGCCCAGAAGCGGAGCCGTCTGCAGGGGGAATGATAGGCCGGTGACCGGAGGGCCGGGCCCTGGAACATCCCCACCTAGGCCTGAAGAGGAAACCCAAGAGGCGGCCCCATCCCAAGACGCTGCTATAAAATGAAGCAACTCCCTGCCCCATCGTTTTCTCTGGCCACAAAGCGGAGTTAGGTGGTAGAGCGGCAccgccctctccctctcctgcgCTAGTCTGCAGGAGCAGCCCCTTCCCTAACTGGCAGATTCAAGGTTTTGGACGACAGACCATTGCCCCATCCTCATCTCCTGCTTCTGTCTAAAAGGGGACAGTTGCCCTGCCTTTTTGCAAGACCTAGGTTCTCACCCCAATTTCAGGGATGTCCCATTCACTCCCCTACCCCCATCCCCAATGAGAAGTGACCTGTTGGCTGGTATCCACTCTTGCTAGTGACTGGCTGAGGTCACCACTGCAGGTGGGTCACAGCCTCATGGGCAGGCACAGCTGGAAGGGACCAGAGAGACAATTAGATCCACTCTCTTCAGCTAGTAAATGTGgaacttgaggctcagagagggacaCTTCTTCTGACTTTAACTGCTGCCAGCTCCTCATGAACAGTGAGATTGTTCCTGCATGAATAGTGTCTGTTCCTGAGTTTGGAATCCTGGGCTATGAAGGGACAGGTCCAAAGGCTACATCTCTACCTACCTGTGACCTGATCCATCTCTTACCTTGGCAGTGGGATGAGAATCTAAGCTGCTGTCCAAGAAGTGTAGCTAGGAGTGGAGGTAGGTTACTCATTACCCCATGCTACAGTGTCATCAAATGGGCTGTGGCCAGTCCCTAACAGCTTCTTCCAGAGGCTAAGCTCCAAGGCCTTCAGATGCTGCTCTAAAGAGCCCAGGTTTCTCAATTCCAGGGTTCccctttctgcagctggtcacaccTCCTCTCTGGCTTTCTCCAGAAAGTGATGCCCGAACCCCTGACTGACCTTGAGGCAGCTGAGTGAAATGTTCTAGAAGAGCTTCCTGCAGCTTCGTTGTCCTTCCATTTTCTAACATAGTTAGGCCTTGATGACGGGCATGTGGATTACTCAATGTGTGGATCACCCATGGAAAATCTAGATGGCCAGGAGGCCTTCCCACACACTCTGGGGTTGAAGTGGGGTGTAAGGGGGATGGGTGGGGAAAGTGTCTACGCTCAACTACCAGCGCACATGCAGAAAATGCAAGTGGACCTTAATAGTAGCCTAAATAAAATGCCTGGAGGAGATATAATCAACAGGGGGGAGAAATCTGTGTATTCCCTCAGtgggaaaaaagtttttttgaatGATTTAGTTTTGAACTTcccttttgaagtttttttggaTTTTTCACTTGAATCTGGACAGAGAATCATAGGATGGTGGAAAACCTCTGATCCAACACTATCAAGATGAAAGAGTTGATTGGCTTATTAATATAATTGGTAGAAGTTGAGAATCACTTAAAATATACATCTTAAAcatcttacatattttatttgaagacaaaaaaTTTCACTTGGTTgccaaacttttctttttttcttttttttttttttttgagactgagtctcactctgttacccaggctgcagtgcagcggcgtgatctcggctcaccacaacctctgcctcccgggttcaagtgattctcctgcctcagcctcctaagtagctgggactacaggcacgtgccaccaccccggctaatttttgtatttttattagagatagggtttcactatgttgcccagactggtcaaactcctgacctcgtgatccactcgccttggcctcccaaagtgctgggattacaggcatgagccactgtgcctggctgccaaACTTTTGATGTGGGTCCAAGCTGCGCTTTTTTGTGACCTATATGTTTTGTCTGGTGGGAGTTCTACACTTAAGTTTTCTTGGTTTGCACTTTAATCATAACGATAAGAACAACTGGCATAAAAGAGTTTTGGAACAAGCAGAAGTGACCCTTGGTAAGCAGACCGCTCAGCTGGTAGGGGCAAAAGTATTGGGGGAGAATTAGAAAAAGGCCTCCACATTGTGAGCTTTCCGGGTGCCCTGGATGTGGGTCAGCAAATGCTTTAGAGAAAGTAGTTAACCTGGAGGGATATTCAAAGGAGGCTGGATAAGAGAATGtctatttttctccttccctatCACCTTACATGTATCTATTCTCCCCAAAGAGAAGGAAGACCTTAGGCTTTTAATTTGGTGTTCTTTTTTAAGTTTAAGTAACTGGCTGCCAATGAAAACCTTCCCTTCCAGCCGCAGGCATGTGGACAGAACCCACCAGCCTCCTCAGACACTCCTCAGACTACTACAGGCAATCCCAGCTGGTGGCTCTCAAATTCATGAGGGTCCAGAAGTTGTTCCTCTGGATTCAGGTTGTTCCTCTGGATTCAGGTTGTTAAAGGGACTAATGAGGTCTGCTtccatttctatttttgaaaCCTCAATCAccacaaataaaagaacaaaaagtttGAGAGTGTCCTTGTAAGTATCTGATGAGTGGCTGGTGGTATTTTGGAGGGGACAGGTTAAGTGTGTTCAAGACTACCACAGCCAGCCTGTTTGCACCCAGCTCAATACCACTAGCCACTAGAGGGTGTGGGTGGGAGGCTTGTACTACTTggtgattacatttttttttttaacttattatgaAAATcttcaaacacacaaaaatgtagAGGGAAAAGTTTAAGAAGCCCCATATACCTACCATGAAAGTTTAATAGTTACTAACATTTGGccatattgtctttatttttgtgtgtggagtaTTTTAAGATAAATCCCAAGATGTTGTGACAATTCACCCCTGAATACTTCAGTATGCACTACTTAGGAATAAGAACTTCTTCCTATATAACTATACTACCATTATCACTCCTAACAAAATTAACAGTAATTCTTTAATATTACCTAATGCCCTGTCCATATTCACATTTCCCTGTTCCCAAGAAATGATTCTTGCTGTTTATTCCTTTGAACAAGGATCTAATCAAGTCCCACACATTGACAAGAAAGTTgcagtttatttttgttgttgttattttattatattttatttgcagtTTGTTTTACAGTGGTTATATAGTATTATGTAATTCCATAATGAAGCATTGCTTAAAGATAGAGTGTTATGGAACACTCATGTTAACATGCAATAAGTTAGTGACTGAACACGAATGATAAAAATTCTGTAAATTAGCCTAATGATACTCTTTACTCAGATCATTGTTATGTTATTTGATTAAAATTCTTCCACAGTTGGAACCAAGATTCCCTCATACTTTGAAAAGTAATGTTAAAAATTGATAgtggcctgggcatggtggctcacacctgtaatcccagcactttgggaggccatggggGGGCAggtcacatgaagtcaggagtttgagaccagcctggccaatatggtgaaaccccatctctactaaaaatacaaaaattatctgggcatggagacatatgcctgtaatcccagctactcaggaggctgaggcaggagaatcgcttgaacctgagaggtggaggttgcagtgagctgagatggtaccactgcacttcagctgggcgacagagccagactccgtctcaaaaaaaaaaaaaattgatagtgACAATATATCTAATCTGACTTTTCATTTGATGAAAATACTTGTCACATCATATGTTTTATTTACTAGGACATGCTTGCAAATAGCAACCTAAaaccttctcctttttcttgccATTTAGAAACAAAACACTAACATTTATCAAAATAACTCAGAGGAAATCTTAAGAATTCCAATAGCAGATAATGAAaaaagtttgtctatttttgatgcCATTGTTCATTACGTAGTTAAATTTCAGTCTGTGTCTTAATATTCATATGGTCTCCCAACAAAACACGTTACTTCAAAATTTATTCATagacaaattatttttagaaaattattttgatttaccTTGACTCATTTGTTAAAAGGGGAAATTGACATCTATTTCCCTTTacaaatattattacatattgcGTCAAATTAGCATTATAATATTAAGGtgctaaagacaaaaacaaaaattatttctttatcatattcaaggcaaaaataataatttaagtttCTAAAAATGTGCAAGTTTTTATATAACTGTAAAAGGTGTTCACAAGCCAATAGAGGTTAGGAAGTATTTTCtagaacattttattatattgcattccagTTACAATTCCCTTGTTGAAACAAACACAATATTCTTAAAGGTCTGCGGTAAAACTTGGAAGTTTTCCAGCTCAGTCTCCCATCTCTGCTAGGATTTGATTCAGGGAAAATTACATTCCAGGAACAAGCTGTTCCTCTCTATGTGAACTGAGCACTGCAGCTAACTGCTTCGAAGCCACTTCTGGCACCTGCTCAGGGCCATAGGCCTCTTTAGAATCCAGGGCAAAGGGGGATACAGTTGAAGTTAGCCTCTCCTTAGTAGAAAAGAAATCAagccactatgaaaaaaaaaaggttccaaACTGCAAAAGGAACAGGGGAAATGTGTACTTTATCCAAATAAGCCAGCCCAATAATATTGCTGTGGACAGAAAAGGCTTTGTCATCAAGAAACTCTTTTATTAACATTTGAATGAccctttacagtttacaaagtgctttcactCATATTATCTCACTTGATCTTGACCAGGGATTGAGGTGCATTATGTTTTGTTTCAGATTGGGCATTATGTGGCTGCCTAGAACTGGAAGCCAGAGTTCCTTCCACATGCTGTCAGGACTATAGATCCTTCTGTGTTCTTGGAACAGCCCCCAACTACTCTATCACTGTACTTATCACAAAGTGATGTAAATGCACATGCTTTTGCTGTCACTTCTTCCTCCCACTTTGCTGTTCCCCCGCCTCCAGTAGTTTGTGAAATCCTTAAGTGCAGGAAGCAGGTCTTTTACTTCTGTCCCCATCTtctgggcacacagtaggtactttACAAATGCGCTTAACAGATAGGTGCGTAGGGACACCAACATAGAGAGCTTACCTAGGACAGAGGCAGAGTGAAGAGATGAGTGAACACTGAGCCAATTATGATACATCTGTATCATTCATTAGATTATACATTCTTTGAGGCACTACGGTGCTCATGTCTCATTTCAGTTTGTGTAACTCAAGATATGTCACTCAGACAGTAGTCAAAAACCTAAGAATGCATTCCTTTACTCATCAAATATTTAGTGAACAACTCCATGGGTAATAATTATACCCAGGGGTGTGGTTACCCATAAGCCTTCCAGCCAGATAAGTGTCTTGCTCTCTTGAAattattaatgattttttaacAAAGGTCTCCAAATTTAATTTTGCCCTTATGTAGCTGGTCCTGATGGCACCCATAATTGGGAAGTTCAGGGTTGTTACTGACCAAACCTGAGCACAATGGAATgtgctctctctcctcttcctcctcttttcctccttctctcagtctctcttctcttcctccccttctccctctctttttttccatctcttaGCTCTGTCTTCTTCTGTGTGGTGGTTGACTCTTAATCACCTCTTTAGTGTGATCATATCCCTCCCTGCAACTAGAAAAGATGGCTGCTGGTAGTTCAGGCTGATGTGTCCCCAGTTTAGCACTCCCAACACCCATATACTAATCCCAGAGGAAGACCTTGTGGCGGAGCCTGGCGAGTTAGTCACCAAACCTGCTTTTCATTCTGCTGAACTCACAACTACAAGGCATTTCCAGCCTCCCTTTCCTTGGCAGTAGCCATGTGACCAAGTTTGGCCAATAGAATGTGAGCAGATATGAAAGCCTCTATTCCAGTTTGGCCCATTAAAAACCTTCGAAAAGTGATCCTCTGTCCTCTTTCCCCATTTGCTGGCTGAATGGAGAGGATTCTGAGACCTAAGAAGAGAGGGTAGTCACAAGATGAAAGGGGCCTGGGTCCCTGAATGACCATATGGAAGGCCATATTGGACTTATGTGAATTACAAATACACTTCTATTTGTTAAACCACTGAGATTTGAAGTTTATCTTTGCAGATGTTGGAGTAACTGATCTGTAACCAACATACACCTCGATTGCACCTACTTGGGATGTCTACCACCCTTGGACCAGTTACTATTGCTGGGGAATGAGGTACTAACAGTGACCTAGCCTGGATCATGTGCCCTTCTGGGAACCTGGGGCACCAGATCACAGCCCGACTAGGACCACGTGAAGTGAAAGGGAGATGTTGTTGCTACAAGAAAGTGGATGGGAAAATATATGAGATGCCCCTGCTGACCCCGAAATCAGCTCCCAAAGCTCTAAGAGAGCAACCTAAAATCTCAAAGGGTCAAAAGATGTACTCTGAAAATCTGAATAGCTTAATATTAAAATGACTGTTGTAATATCATCTCAGTTCTTCTAAAGACCTTAAAATTACCTTTAATCTCATATCAAGGTAATTCGCAGAAGCTTCCATCCTACTTTTATTCTTGCTTTAAAGATGACAAATAAGGATCCAAATGAAGGTCTCATGGGTGGGAAAATGAGAAAGTTTCTTTGTCTAATTGTCCGTTGCCTTATCAACCTTCTGCCCAGGTGTAGATATATACAGGAAGAAATGACAGCCACTCATTGTCCCTACTATGAAGTCAGCTCACTATTAttgctttctcagaaacttttcattttgttttgttttgttttttctctgccACTTCATCTTGTCTTAAAACgtttcctgtttttgttgttgtttggttggttggttggtttggttttttaACCCATGAGCAGATTTTGCTCTTAGGAGGACAAAAGGAATTTAACAGTCCAGATAAAATTGTTTGAATTTTGAGGCTATTGAACATTCTGGATTATAGTTCTGATGAAATTATTCTGCCACTTACATCTTTGCAAATCATTCACTCTCTTGAGGCTCCTGTTCCTTATCTGTTAGAGAGGCATAGATACCTTTCTACTGCCCAGGCTTGTGGTGAGGTTTAAACAAGATCAAATGCTTTCCCAACTATAAAAGAACTTTCAAGTTTAAGATCTTACAGTTGTCTGTGACAGTCTTCTCTTCAATTAGTATGGGTAACTGAAAGTCAATTGAACACACTGAAGAGCACTTTTCACCTTCCTTCCTCTGGAGTGTCCAGACCTGGCTCTTTAATCATTGCCCTTGAGCCCAATTTCCCTCATCTTTTAGATCTGTGGTTCTCAAGCTTGGCTGCACATTAGATTATCTGGCACCCAGGCCACATCTCAGGCCAGTTAAATCAGAAACTTGGGATGGGACCCAGGCATCAGTTTTTCTAAAGTTTTCTAGGTAGCTTCCATTGTGCAGCCAAGGCTGAAAACTATGGTTTTAGATGATTCTttctggagaaatcaggaaaTTCTCTGTTGGCACAACTGAATCTATTTAACTCTAACACATGCACAAATGATTTCATTTCAATAGATTAATGCACTTTGGACCTATTACAATGGCCTTATGTGGTTTTATGTTAGAGATAGATGGTTGCAAAGTTGTTTATCACATAGATGTTTATCAGCTATGATGGATGTTTATCAGCTATGATCGATGTTTATCATCTCCTTAGCAGCATTCAGGAAATGCTTGAAGATgagatgtatcttttttttttttttttttttttaagacacagtctcgctctgttgcccagcctggagtggagtgcagtggcacaatcttggctcactgcaacctctgccttccagtttaagtgattctcctgcctcagcctcccaaatagctggggttgcaggctattttcatatttttttttacaaataaaataccaccatgtgcagctaatttttgtatttttagtagaaacagggtttcaccatattggccaggctggtctcaaacttctgacctcaggtgatctacccacctcagtcttccaaaatgctgggattacaggcatgagccaccacgcctggccaaaacgTATCTTGTCAAGAGTGCTGCAAATACCATTTTATAGCAACTAGAAGATGGAGAGGGTGATAAGATCTGAGCTTTTTTTTATAAACCTGCAAGAATACAAATTACATAGGATGAAAATTATCTGGTGTCTG
This window contains:
- the RD3 gene encoding protein RD3, whose amino-acid sequence is MSLISRLRWNEAPSRLSSRSPAEMVLETLMMELTGQMREAERQQRERSNAVRKVCTGVDYSWLASTPRPTYDLSPIERLQLEDVCVKIHPSYCGPAILRFRQLLAEQEPEVQKVSQLFRSVLQEVLEKMKQEEEAHKLTRLWSLRPRGSLATFKTRARISPFASDIRTISEDVERDTPPPLRSWSMPEFRAHKAD